Proteins encoded in a region of the Triticum dicoccoides isolate Atlit2015 ecotype Zavitan chromosome 3A, WEW_v2.0, whole genome shotgun sequence genome:
- the LOC119273292 gene encoding uncharacterized protein LOC119273292 — protein sequence MPPRPKTEKTGLRRRRREDALHHVVHTAAEVGVDDVALAQHAVEVDPNAETQAGRGLDAPPPDLVVGGHAELGVDDGALVEHGVEVDPDAETQAELGLEVPAHAELVVGDATRGTQGMGPDLGALLHKVEALMNDVDALVDAVAAFVDRVAGMNGMEEEDGFAALLDAVVEFVGRVARVRAMKERFARPRSTGSVGNGFPRPRWMLALDEEEVIITPEMLGWCTRPGLDAMMNYMKRRLEAIGKKKQKEEM from the exons ATGCCGCCGCGACCGAAGACGGAGAAAACGGggcttcgccgccgccggcgagaGGATGCGCTGCATCACGTCGTCCATACTGCGGCGGAGGTAGGCGTGGACGACGTGGCGCTGGCGCAGCACGCCGTCGAGGTCGATCCTAACGCGGAGACCCAGGCGGGGCGGGGCTTGGATGCGCCGCCGCCCGACCTCGTCGTTGGTGGGCACGCAGAGCTCGGCGTCGACGATGGGGCGCTCGTCGAGCATGGCGTCGAGGTCGATCCTGACGCGGAGACCCAGGCGGAGCTCGGCTTGGAGGTGCCAGCGCACGCAGAGCTCGTCGTTGGTGATGCGACTCGGGGTACTCAG GGCATGGGTCCGGACCTTGGCGCGCTGCTGCACAAGGTGGAGGCTCTCATGAACGACGTTGATGCGCTTGTCGACGCGGTCGCGGCGTTCGTCGACCGGGTCGCGGGTATGAACggcatggaggaggaggatggcttCGCTGCGTTGCTTGACGCGGTCGTGGAGTTCGTCGGCCGGGTCGCGCGTGTCCGTGCCATGAAGGAGCGCTTCGCTCGGCCAAGATCGACAGGGTCTGTGGGCAATGGCTTTCCTCGGCCAAGATGGATGTTGGCCTTGGATGAAGAAGAAGTGATAATAACACCTGAAATGCTAGGTTGGTGCACGCGCCCTGGTCTTGATGCAATGATGAACTATATGAAGAGGCGGCTGGAAGCAATtggaaagaaaaaacaaaaggaagagatgTGA